The DNA segment GGATGTTAAAAAATTAGGTAAAAAAGACGATATCATCGAGGTATCGGAAGCGTATGCACGCAACGTACTTCTCGCGAAAAAAGTAGCGATCGAAGCAACGCCTGCCAACCTCAACAATATCAAACAGAAAAAAGGTTCCGAAGCACGCAAAGCACAGATCCAGGCAGAAGAAGCCGTGCTTCTCGGCGCACAGCTGAAAAAGGTAACGGTGACGATCCCTGTGAAGATCGGTGAAGGCGGCAAGCTGTTCGGTTCGGTAACGGGCAAAGACGTTGCCGATGCGCTTGAAAAACAGTGCCAAATTACGATCGACAAACGCAAGATCGAGATCGATGGTACGGTACGCGGTGAAGGCACGTACACGGCTACCATCAAGGTTCACCCCGAGGTGACGAGCCGGGTTACGGTGAACATCGTCAAAGCGTAGGAAGAGGCCGACCATGATGGATTTTTTCAATAAGTTTCTTTCGCGCGACCCCGAAACGGAGGAGATCACGTTCGACCAGAAGGATCAGCTGGAGAGACAAGTAGCAGTACTGTTCAGCGTGCTGTCTACGGTCATCGGTGCCGAACAGATCATCTTGCGGGCGGGCAAGCTCGGTTGTCTGGAGCTTATTCGCTCCGAGCGACTGGAAGACCGCATCCTCGCGCTTCAGAAGCTCGTATTCCAAGACCCGACGCACGACCATGTCCCCGACCCTGCC comes from the Selenomonadales bacterium genome and includes:
- the rplI gene encoding 50S ribosomal protein L9; the protein is MKVILLQDVKKLGKKDDIIEVSEAYARNVLLAKKVAIEATPANLNNIKQKKGSEARKAQIQAEEAVLLGAQLKKVTVTIPVKIGEGGKLFGSVTGKDVADALEKQCQITIDKRKIEIDGTVRGEGTYTATIKVHPEVTSRVTVNIVKA